In Streptomyces sp. 840.1, one DNA window encodes the following:
- a CDS encoding nucleobase:cation symporter-2 family protein — protein sequence MAATPRFRNDAVAASDPDDTSEPVQSGRSHPVDETLPPLKMFTSGLQHVAAMYAGVVAPPMVVGPAVGLTPKETAFLVAASLFTAGIATLLQTLGFWRIGARLPFVNGVSFAGVTPMVAIGKDRGHDGIAVIFGAIIVASLLGFVLAPYFCKLVRFFPPVVTGTVITLIGVSLLPVAFNWSQGGNATADDYGSTTNIIMAAVTLVIVLALRKLLRGFLQQIAILLGLIIGTLVAIPVGITDFGAIKDADAIGFPTPFHFGAPQFEIAAIVSMCIVMLVCMTESTADMLALGKIVDRPADERTIEGGLRADTLGSAISPLFNGFMCSAFAQNIGLVAMTKVRSRFVVATGGGILIVLGLVPVAASVIALVPLPVLGGAGIVLFGSVAASGIQTLATAALEKGENALIVAAAVGIGLIPIAAPDFYHAFPKDMLVVLDSGISTGCVVAIVLNLAFNHLGRKAEAEEDAGAVSDETVGASSVGAH from the coding sequence CGGAGCCGGTCCAGTCCGGCCGGAGCCATCCGGTCGACGAGACGCTTCCCCCACTGAAGATGTTCACCAGCGGCCTTCAGCACGTGGCCGCGATGTACGCGGGTGTGGTGGCCCCGCCCATGGTGGTGGGCCCCGCCGTGGGCCTCACCCCCAAGGAGACCGCCTTCCTGGTGGCGGCGAGCCTGTTCACCGCGGGCATCGCCACCCTGCTCCAGACCCTCGGCTTCTGGCGCATCGGCGCCCGGCTGCCGTTCGTCAACGGCGTCTCGTTCGCCGGGGTCACGCCCATGGTGGCGATCGGCAAGGACCGGGGACACGACGGGATCGCCGTCATCTTCGGCGCGATCATCGTCGCGAGCCTCCTCGGCTTCGTCCTCGCCCCCTACTTCTGCAAACTGGTCCGGTTCTTCCCGCCCGTGGTCACCGGCACGGTCATCACCCTGATCGGTGTCTCGCTGCTGCCGGTCGCCTTCAACTGGTCGCAGGGCGGCAACGCCACGGCCGACGACTACGGCTCCACCACCAACATCATCATGGCGGCGGTCACCCTGGTGATCGTCCTCGCGCTGAGGAAGCTGCTCCGCGGCTTCCTCCAGCAGATCGCGATCCTGCTCGGACTCATCATCGGCACACTCGTCGCGATCCCGGTCGGCATCACCGACTTCGGTGCCATCAAGGACGCCGACGCCATCGGCTTCCCCACCCCGTTCCACTTCGGGGCACCGCAGTTCGAGATCGCCGCGATCGTCTCGATGTGCATCGTCATGCTGGTCTGCATGACCGAGTCGACCGCGGACATGCTCGCCCTCGGCAAGATCGTCGACCGTCCGGCCGACGAGCGGACCATCGAGGGAGGTCTGCGGGCCGACACCCTGGGCAGCGCCATCAGCCCGCTGTTCAACGGCTTCATGTGCAGTGCCTTCGCCCAGAACATCGGGCTGGTCGCGATGACGAAGGTCCGCAGTCGCTTCGTCGTGGCCACGGGCGGTGGCATCCTCATCGTGCTCGGCCTGGTCCCGGTGGCCGCGTCCGTCATCGCGCTGGTACCGCTTCCCGTGCTCGGCGGCGCCGGCATCGTGCTCTTCGGGTCGGTCGCCGCGAGCGGCATCCAGACCCTGGCGACCGCCGCTCTGGAGAAGGGCGAGAACGCGCTGATAGTGGCCGCCGCCGTCGGCATAGGCCTGATACCGATCGCCGCGCCGGACTTCTACCACGCGTTCCCCAAGGACATGCTCGTCGTCCTGGACTCCGGGATATCCACCGGATGCGTCGTGGCGATCGTCCTCAACCTGGCCTTCAACCACCTGGGCCGGAAGGCGGAGGCAGAGGAGGATGCCGGGGCGGTGAGCGACGAGACGGTCGGTGCCTCCTCGGTGGGGGCGCACTGA
- a CDS encoding chitosanase, whose product MNAPHKRTARRNTRTLRIALVALGLTLTAVPATAFAGTAPAPSAVHHQEAAATGLDDPAKKDIAMQLVSSAENSSLDWKSQYKYIEDIDDGRGYTAGIIGFCSGTGDMLDLVELYTQRKPGNPLAQYLPALREVDGSDSHEGLDPGFQAAWKKAAADSAFQQAQNDERDRVYFDPAVSRGKSDGLGTLGQFAYYDAIVMHGDGGDSTSFSSIRKHALAKAKPPAQGGNEVTYLNAFLDARVWAMQQEEAHSDTSRVDTAQRVFLKKGNLNLDPPLDWKVYGDSFHIG is encoded by the coding sequence GTGAACGCTCCCCACAAGCGCACCGCACGTCGCAACACCCGCACCCTGCGCATCGCTCTCGTCGCGCTCGGGCTGACACTCACAGCTGTTCCCGCCACCGCATTCGCCGGCACCGCCCCCGCGCCGTCGGCCGTACACCACCAGGAGGCCGCCGCGACCGGACTGGACGATCCGGCGAAGAAGGACATCGCCATGCAGCTGGTCTCCAGCGCGGAGAACTCCTCGCTGGACTGGAAGTCCCAGTACAAGTACATCGAGGACATCGACGACGGCCGCGGCTACACCGCGGGCATCATCGGCTTCTGTTCCGGCACCGGCGACATGCTGGACCTCGTGGAGCTGTACACGCAGCGCAAGCCGGGCAACCCGCTCGCCCAGTACCTGCCCGCCCTGCGCGAGGTGGACGGCAGCGACTCCCACGAAGGACTGGACCCGGGCTTCCAGGCCGCCTGGAAGAAGGCCGCGGCCGACTCGGCGTTCCAGCAGGCGCAGAACGACGAGCGCGACCGGGTGTACTTCGACCCGGCCGTGAGCCGGGGCAAGAGCGACGGGCTGGGCACGCTCGGCCAGTTCGCCTACTACGACGCCATCGTCATGCACGGTGACGGCGGCGACAGCACGAGCTTCAGCAGCATCCGCAAGCACGCCCTGGCGAAGGCCAAGCCGCCGGCCCAGGGCGGCAACGAGGTCACCTACCTCAACGCCTTCCTGGACGCGCGGGTCTGGGCCATGCAGCAGGAGGAGGCCCACTCGGACACCAGCCGGGTGGACACCGCCCAGCGGGTCTTCCTGAAGAAGGGCAATCTGAACCTGGACCCGCCGCTCGACTGGAAGGTGTACGGCGACAGCTTCCACATCGGCTGA
- a CDS encoding chitosanase has product MKLSTRSLIASAAALALAAAVLSGCSGAGPDTAYGKGAAAGLDDPAKKDIAMQLVSSAENSSLDWRSQYKYIEDIHDGRGYTAGIIGFCSGTGDMRRVVERYAKARPGNPLERFEPALRAVEGTDAHTGLGSRFTEAWADAAGDAAFRSAQDAERDASYFGPSVAQARADGLGALGQFIYYDAYVMHGSGDAEGTVGFRTMRERALAKAGAPARGGDETAYLDAFLDVRVAAMRQEPSHHDTSRVETAQRVFLREGKLGLETPLRWKVYGDSFRIDGP; this is encoded by the coding sequence GTGAAGCTCAGCACGCGTTCCCTGATCGCATCGGCCGCCGCCCTCGCCCTGGCCGCGGCCGTGCTCTCCGGATGCTCCGGGGCCGGGCCGGACACCGCGTACGGCAAGGGGGCGGCGGCCGGACTGGACGACCCGGCGAAGAAGGACATCGCCATGCAGCTGGTCTCCAGCGCGGAGAACTCCTCGCTGGACTGGAGATCCCAGTACAAGTACATCGAGGACATCCACGACGGCCGCGGCTACACCGCGGGCATCATCGGCTTCTGCTCCGGCACCGGCGACATGCGCCGGGTCGTCGAGCGGTACGCGAAGGCCCGCCCCGGAAACCCGCTGGAGCGGTTCGAGCCGGCACTGCGGGCGGTCGAGGGCACCGACGCGCACACCGGGCTGGGCAGCCGGTTCACCGAGGCCTGGGCGGACGCGGCCGGCGACGCCGCCTTCCGGTCCGCGCAGGACGCCGAACGTGACGCCTCGTACTTCGGCCCCTCGGTCGCGCAGGCCAGGGCGGACGGGCTCGGCGCGCTCGGCCAGTTCATCTACTACGACGCCTACGTGATGCACGGGTCCGGCGACGCGGAGGGCACGGTCGGCTTCCGCACCATGCGCGAGCGCGCGCTCGCGAAGGCCGGTGCCCCCGCGCGGGGCGGCGACGAGACGGCGTACCTCGACGCGTTTCTGGACGTCCGGGTCGCGGCGATGCGCCAGGAGCCCTCGCACCACGACACGAGCCGGGTCGAGACGGCCCAGCGGGTGTTCCTGCGCGAGGGCAAGCTCGGCCTGGAGACACCGCTGCGGTGGAAGGTGTACGGCGACAGCTTCCGGATCGACGGCCCGTAG
- a CDS encoding TIGR03086 family metal-binding protein, translated as MDNETKTAPPQDLEPAARQIAGLLDAVDDTRLSAPTPCPGVTVSALLAHIGGLAVAFRDAAHKELGPTTSTAPSVAEMVLEEGWRDTLPSALDAMVTAWRSPEAWQGMSRAGSVDLPGEVAGMVGLNELVLHGWDLARSTGQPFRAEEAHLRSTLALLADLGDSPPAGSPFGPPVPVPDDAPLLDRAVARSGRRPDWQPGD; from the coding sequence ATGGACAACGAGACGAAGACCGCTCCCCCGCAGGACCTGGAACCCGCGGCCAGGCAGATCGCCGGGCTGCTCGACGCCGTCGACGACACACGGCTGTCGGCGCCGACCCCCTGTCCCGGTGTGACGGTGAGCGCCCTGCTCGCCCACATCGGCGGGCTCGCCGTCGCCTTCCGCGACGCAGCGCACAAGGAGCTGGGGCCGACGACGAGCACGGCGCCCTCGGTGGCCGAGATGGTGCTGGAGGAGGGCTGGCGCGACACACTGCCCTCGGCGCTCGACGCCATGGTCACCGCCTGGCGCTCCCCCGAGGCCTGGCAGGGCATGAGCCGGGCGGGCAGCGTGGACCTGCCGGGCGAGGTCGCGGGCATGGTCGGGCTCAACGAGCTGGTGCTGCACGGCTGGGACCTGGCGAGGTCGACCGGGCAGCCGTTCCGGGCCGAGGAGGCGCACCTGCGCTCCACGCTGGCCCTGCTGGCCGACCTGGGTGACAGCCCGCCGGCCGGTTCGCCGTTCGGCCCGCCGGTCCCGGTGCCGGACGACGCTCCGCTGCTGGACCGGGCGGTCGCCCGGAGCGGCCGGCGGCCCGACTGGCAGCCGGGCGACTGA
- a CDS encoding fibronectin type III domain-containing protein has translation MEGKTVQRPHATAALACSAALFLATLTACGSEAEADTSSPTAPRGVTVQAGSATSAHVMWKAATDDKAVTAYEIYRKGKKVKTVPAARVMIDIDGLTASTAYSFTVRARDAAGNLSAPSAAASVTTPAPTPADHEAPTRPVQLRGKADGSRAATLSWGGSTDDVGVTSYDIYQEGSRIHTVPGAQTTARLTGLRPGTVYTFTVRARDAADTSSKDSNAFDLTTATAPGAPASTAPTDLRITSTAQGKEYAVDLDWKQPRTGGEIPAYQLYLDGRLTTTIVWGSKPPTGRASYRLTVGDPRGTRYAMKIRAKLPDGKWGDFSASRTVVLGG, from the coding sequence ATGGAAGGCAAGACCGTGCAACGCCCCCACGCAACGGCCGCGTTGGCCTGCTCAGCCGCCCTGTTCCTCGCCACCCTCACCGCCTGCGGCTCCGAGGCCGAGGCCGACACCAGCAGCCCCACGGCGCCGCGCGGGGTGACGGTCCAGGCCGGCAGCGCCACCTCCGCGCACGTGATGTGGAAGGCGGCCACCGACGACAAGGCCGTCACCGCGTACGAGATCTACCGCAAGGGCAAGAAGGTCAAGACCGTTCCGGCCGCCAGGGTGATGATCGACATCGACGGGCTGACCGCCTCGACCGCCTACAGCTTCACCGTCCGTGCCCGGGACGCCGCCGGGAACCTCTCCGCGCCGAGCGCCGCCGCGTCCGTCACCACGCCCGCCCCGACCCCGGCCGACCACGAGGCCCCCACCCGGCCGGTTCAGCTGCGCGGCAAGGCCGACGGCAGCCGGGCGGCGACGCTGTCCTGGGGCGGATCCACGGACGACGTCGGCGTCACCTCGTACGACATCTACCAGGAGGGCTCGCGCATCCACACCGTGCCCGGCGCGCAGACCACGGCTCGCCTGACCGGGCTGCGGCCCGGCACGGTCTACACCTTCACCGTCCGTGCCCGCGACGCCGCCGACACCTCGTCCAAGGACAGCAACGCCTTCGACCTCACCACCGCCACCGCCCCCGGCGCACCCGCCTCCACCGCCCCCACCGACCTGCGGATCACCAGCACCGCCCAGGGCAAGGAGTACGCGGTCGACCTGGACTGGAAGCAGCCGCGCACCGGCGGCGAGATCCCCGCCTACCAGCTCTACCTGGACGGCCGGCTGACCACCACGATCGTCTGGGGAAGCAAGCCGCCCACCGGCCGGGCGAGCTACCGGCTGACCGTCGGCGACCCGCGCGGCACCCGCTACGCGATGAAGATCCGAGCCAAGCTCCCCGACGGGAAGTGGGGCGACTTCTCCGCCTCGCGGACGGTGGTACTGGGAGGCTGA
- a CDS encoding M20/M25/M40 family metallo-hydrolase, protein MDLGSRVDALMDGLTADLERLAAIPSVAFPGFPAEPVRRAHDLLVDLLRGAGVERIERLDLPDTAPVIVAEVPPPTPDAPTVLLYGHYDVQPPGDESLWLSPPFEPTPVAGGLRARGIADDKSNLIVHLGVLRAYGGRPPTGLRIVLEGQEEYGSAFDDYPPTDPARFACDAMVIADMGNLRPGSPTLTTGLRGAAELLVEVRTLDGPRHSGEFGGAAPDALLALVNALATLHDVYGDVAVEGLRREEWSGTTYTEEEFRTLAGVRDGVPLTGSGSLGERLWSGPAITVIGIDAPAVDQAASAVVPYARAKLNLRFHPRQDPEEALGLLVTHLEALRPFGIPLTVTPGDTGPGFEPATGGPAYRAAWTALREGWGSEPAFVASGGSIPLVNGLARAVPDAEILLFGAQDSMCNLHAPNERVLFSELRSAVIAEAAFLREYAAAHRGGSAA, encoded by the coding sequence ATGGACCTGGGCTCCCGCGTCGACGCACTGATGGACGGGCTCACCGCAGACCTGGAGCGGCTGGCGGCCATCCCGTCCGTCGCGTTCCCCGGCTTCCCCGCCGAACCCGTGCGGCGGGCCCACGACCTCCTCGTGGACCTGCTGCGCGGCGCGGGCGTCGAACGGATCGAACGGCTCGACCTGCCCGACACCGCGCCGGTCATCGTCGCCGAGGTCCCGCCACCGACGCCGGACGCCCCGACCGTGCTGCTCTACGGCCACTACGACGTACAGCCACCCGGCGACGAGAGCCTGTGGCTCTCACCGCCGTTCGAGCCCACCCCCGTGGCGGGCGGGCTGCGCGCCCGGGGCATCGCGGACGACAAGTCGAACCTGATCGTGCACCTCGGCGTACTCAGGGCGTACGGGGGCCGGCCGCCGACCGGACTCCGAATCGTCCTGGAGGGCCAGGAGGAGTACGGCAGCGCCTTCGACGACTACCCGCCCACCGACCCCGCCCGCTTCGCCTGCGACGCGATGGTCATCGCGGACATGGGGAACCTCCGCCCCGGCAGCCCCACGCTTACCACGGGCCTGCGCGGCGCGGCCGAGCTGCTGGTCGAGGTGCGGACCCTGGACGGACCGCGGCACAGCGGCGAGTTCGGCGGCGCCGCCCCCGACGCGCTGCTCGCCCTGGTCAACGCGCTGGCCACCCTGCACGACGTGTACGGGGACGTCGCCGTCGAGGGCCTGCGCCGCGAGGAGTGGAGCGGTACGACCTACACCGAGGAGGAGTTCCGCACCCTGGCCGGGGTCCGTGACGGGGTACCGCTGACCGGGTCCGGCAGCCTCGGCGAGCGGCTGTGGAGCGGGCCGGCCATCACGGTCATCGGCATCGACGCCCCGGCCGTCGACCAGGCCGCGTCCGCCGTCGTCCCGTACGCGCGGGCCAAGCTGAACCTGCGCTTCCATCCGCGACAGGACCCCGAGGAGGCGCTGGGGCTGCTCGTCACCCACCTGGAGGCACTGCGCCCGTTCGGTATCCCGCTCACCGTCACCCCCGGCGACACCGGCCCCGGATTCGAGCCCGCGACCGGCGGCCCCGCCTACCGGGCCGCGTGGACGGCTCTGCGCGAGGGCTGGGGCTCCGAACCCGCCTTCGTCGCGAGCGGCGGCTCCATCCCGCTCGTCAACGGCCTGGCCAGAGCCGTCCCGGACGCCGAGATCCTGCTCTTCGGCGCCCAGGACAGCATGTGCAACCTGCACGCCCCCAACGAGCGCGTCCTCTTCTCGGAGCTCCGCTCGGCCGTCATCGCGGAGGCGGCGTTCCTGCGGGAGTACGCTGCGGCGCACCGCGGCGGGAGCGCCGCGTGA
- a CDS encoding YfcC family protein — translation MSTLDTGTPPGEKPSRGGKFVFPSALTVLVVVTLAVWALAFLIPSGAYDRTEAGAPVQGTYHRVPSGQSVVDRLNDLFLSPVNGLYGVQDTRTGQVGPDMAGELYGSAGVFLFVIAIGAFITVVFATGALDLGIGRLAHRLRERGALLIAGVMLVFSLLGTVEGFAEETLGFYGLIVPLMLALGYDRMVATGTIILGAGVGVLCSTVNPFATGVASAAADISLGDGIVLRAAMWVVLTAVTIGYVIRYAERVRKDPGRSLSGFLPGDREHAAADAGEPPELTPLHRVVLVLVGLTFAFMIFSVVPWSSALTGEADATPYGFELGWSFPQLAALFLVAAVLVGIVARFGEQKISATVVQGAADFISPALVIVLARGVTVIMNNSRITDTVLHSIEGLVSGTSSAVFAVVVFVVNLPLAFLIPSTSGHATLAMPILAPLADFAGVSRAVVVTAWQAASGWMNLWVPTTAVTIGGVALAKVGYDKYLRFVWPLLAVLAVLICASVALGAVGT, via the coding sequence GTGAGCACCCTGGACACCGGTACCCCGCCCGGGGAGAAGCCCTCGCGGGGCGGCAAGTTCGTCTTCCCCAGCGCCCTGACCGTGCTGGTCGTCGTCACGCTCGCCGTCTGGGCGCTGGCCTTCCTGATCCCGTCCGGCGCGTACGACCGCACCGAGGCCGGTGCGCCGGTCCAGGGCACGTACCACCGCGTCCCGTCCGGGCAGAGCGTGGTCGACCGGCTGAACGACCTCTTCCTCTCCCCGGTCAACGGCCTGTACGGGGTGCAGGACACCAGGACCGGACAGGTCGGCCCGGACATGGCCGGTGAACTGTACGGCAGCGCGGGCGTGTTCCTCTTCGTCATCGCGATCGGCGCCTTCATCACCGTCGTCTTCGCCACCGGTGCGCTCGACCTCGGGATCGGCCGCCTCGCCCACCGGCTGCGCGAGCGCGGCGCACTGCTCATCGCGGGCGTGATGCTGGTCTTCTCGCTGCTCGGCACGGTCGAGGGCTTCGCGGAGGAGACCCTCGGCTTCTACGGGCTGATCGTCCCGCTGATGCTCGCCCTCGGCTACGACCGGATGGTCGCCACCGGCACGATCATCCTCGGCGCCGGCGTCGGCGTGCTCTGCTCCACGGTCAACCCGTTCGCCACCGGTGTCGCCTCCGCCGCCGCCGACATCTCGCTGGGCGACGGGATCGTCCTGCGCGCGGCGATGTGGGTCGTCCTGACGGCGGTGACGATCGGCTACGTCATCCGGTACGCCGAGCGCGTGCGCAAGGACCCCGGCCGCTCGCTGTCCGGATTCCTGCCCGGCGACCGCGAACACGCGGCGGCCGATGCGGGCGAACCGCCCGAACTCACCCCGCTCCACCGGGTCGTCCTGGTGCTCGTCGGACTGACCTTCGCCTTCATGATCTTCTCGGTGGTCCCGTGGTCCAGCGCCCTGACCGGGGAGGCGGACGCCACCCCGTACGGCTTCGAGCTGGGCTGGTCCTTCCCGCAGCTGGCCGCGCTGTTCCTGGTCGCGGCGGTCCTCGTCGGCATCGTCGCCCGGTTCGGGGAGCAGAAGATCAGCGCGACGGTCGTCCAGGGCGCCGCCGACTTCATCTCGCCCGCACTGGTCATCGTGCTGGCCCGCGGGGTCACGGTCATCATGAACAACTCCCGGATCACCGACACCGTCCTGCACTCCATCGAGGGCCTGGTCTCCGGCACCTCATCCGCGGTGTTCGCCGTCGTCGTGTTCGTCGTCAACCTCCCGCTGGCCTTCCTCATCCCGTCCACCTCCGGCCACGCGACCCTGGCCATGCCGATCCTGGCCCCGCTCGCGGACTTCGCGGGCGTCTCGCGCGCGGTCGTCGTCACGGCCTGGCAGGCGGCGAGCGGCTGGATGAACCTGTGGGTGCCCACGACGGCGGTGACGATCGGCGGGGTGGCGCTGGCCAAGGTGGGTTACGACAAGTACCTGCGCTTCGTCTGGCCGCTGCTCGCCGTCCTCGCGGTGCTGATCTGCGCGTCCGTCGCGCTGGGAGCGGTGGGGACGTGA
- a CDS encoding glycosyl hydrolase family 18 protein: protein MFEHMPLRRRTVTALVAALALLLALLSLQATPAHAAGKLTATFTSADNGPWWKGTYILHNDTDTAVTNWSLEFDLPAGVAISSSYNGTVTTQGKHITAVNAHYNGTVAAHSTTEPYSFWFVATGPITAPTGCRINGDKCDGSADAPPGAPGGLKKTDVTARTASLSWTAATAGDFPVASYDILAGGKVLGSATAATSATVTGLTPATAYSFTVRAKDTRGNTSAESAPLTVTTVDPASDTSPPTAPGALHSTAADSSSVTLAWTAATDNQRVAAYDVYKGSALATTVSGTTTTATIGGLSPSTSYTFTVKARDPADNASAASSALTVKTDDIVGAGKYAKVGYFVQWGIYGRQYFVKNLQDSGAAGKLDIVNYAFANIDPNNLTCLNGVTKGTTADPEDPEQGTGAGDADADYTRPFSAAQSVDGVADDGWGKLRGNFNQLKKLKKLHPNLKIVVSLGGWTYSKYFSDVAATDAARKKFVSSCIDMYIKGNLPEYGGAGGPGTAAGIFDGFDIDWEWPGTGTGHPGNHYSPNDKGNLTLLLAEFRKQLDALGGGHRLLTAFTPADPQKIGDGWDLGKVFDSLDVANVQGYDFHGSGSDNSWEPNRTGHQANLYNDDQDPYGFHFSADTAIKAYTDAGVEPRKLTLGIPFYGRGWQNVTDGGAAGEWQPAGGAAPGQFAEEAGTRGYSNLIGAYPTMTVHHDEQSVSTYGYTGNQWWSFDDTWSIGKKTAYVKDKGLLGVMVWEMSGDTPQGTLLGALDSGLKK, encoded by the coding sequence ATGTTCGAGCACATGCCTCTCAGACGGAGAACGGTGACCGCGCTGGTCGCCGCCCTCGCCCTCCTACTCGCCCTGCTGTCCCTCCAGGCCACGCCCGCGCACGCGGCGGGCAAGCTGACGGCCACCTTCACCTCCGCCGACAACGGCCCCTGGTGGAAGGGGACATACATCCTGCACAACGACACCGACACCGCCGTCACCAACTGGAGCCTCGAATTCGACCTGCCGGCCGGGGTCGCGATCAGCAGCTCCTACAACGGCACCGTCACCACCCAGGGCAAGCACATCACCGCGGTCAACGCCCACTACAACGGCACGGTCGCCGCGCACAGCACCACCGAGCCGTACAGCTTCTGGTTCGTCGCCACCGGACCGATCACCGCGCCCACCGGCTGCCGGATCAACGGCGACAAGTGCGACGGCTCCGCGGACGCCCCGCCGGGCGCGCCCGGCGGCCTGAAGAAGACCGATGTCACCGCCCGTACCGCCTCGCTGTCCTGGACGGCCGCCACGGCGGGGGACTTCCCCGTGGCCTCGTACGACATCCTTGCGGGCGGCAAGGTGCTGGGCTCGGCCACCGCCGCGACCTCCGCCACGGTCACCGGTCTGACCCCCGCCACCGCGTACTCCTTCACCGTCCGGGCCAAGGACACCCGGGGCAACACCTCCGCCGAGAGCGCCCCGCTGACCGTCACCACGGTCGACCCGGCCTCCGACACCTCCCCGCCGACGGCCCCCGGCGCACTGCACTCGACGGCCGCCGACTCCTCGTCCGTCACCCTGGCCTGGACCGCCGCCACGGACAACCAGCGGGTCGCCGCGTACGACGTCTACAAGGGATCCGCCCTGGCCACCACGGTCTCCGGCACCACGACCACCGCCACCATCGGCGGCCTGTCGCCCTCGACCTCGTACACCTTCACGGTCAAGGCACGCGACCCGGCGGACAACGCCTCGGCGGCGAGCAGCGCGCTCACGGTGAAGACCGACGACATCGTCGGCGCCGGCAAGTACGCGAAGGTCGGCTACTTCGTCCAGTGGGGCATCTACGGCCGCCAGTACTTCGTGAAGAACCTCCAGGACTCCGGGGCCGCCGGCAAGCTCGACATCGTCAACTACGCCTTCGCCAACATCGACCCCAACAACCTCACCTGCCTGAACGGCGTCACCAAGGGCACCACCGCCGACCCCGAGGACCCCGAGCAGGGCACCGGCGCCGGTGACGCGGACGCCGACTACACCCGCCCCTTCAGCGCCGCCCAGTCGGTCGATGGCGTCGCGGACGACGGCTGGGGCAAACTGCGCGGGAACTTCAACCAGCTGAAGAAGCTGAAGAAGCTCCACCCGAACCTGAAGATCGTGGTCTCGCTCGGCGGCTGGACGTACTCGAAGTACTTCTCCGACGTGGCCGCCACCGACGCGGCCCGCAAGAAGTTCGTCTCCTCCTGCATCGACATGTACATCAAGGGCAACCTGCCCGAGTACGGCGGCGCGGGCGGCCCCGGCACCGCCGCAGGCATCTTCGACGGCTTCGACATCGACTGGGAGTGGCCGGGCACCGGAACCGGACACCCCGGCAACCACTACTCGCCGAACGACAAGGGCAACCTCACCCTGCTGCTCGCCGAGTTCCGCAAGCAACTGGACGCGCTGGGCGGCGGCCACCGCCTGCTCACCGCCTTCACCCCCGCCGACCCCCAGAAGATCGGTGACGGCTGGGACCTGGGCAAGGTCTTCGACTCCCTCGACGTCGCCAACGTCCAGGGCTACGACTTCCACGGCTCGGGCAGCGACAACTCCTGGGAACCGAACCGCACCGGCCACCAGGCCAACCTCTACAACGACGACCAGGACCCGTACGGCTTCCACTTCAGCGCCGACACCGCGATCAAGGCGTACACGGACGCGGGCGTCGAACCCCGCAAGCTGACCCTGGGCATCCCGTTCTACGGCCGGGGCTGGCAGAACGTCACTGACGGCGGCGCGGCGGGCGAATGGCAGCCCGCGGGCGGAGCCGCCCCGGGCCAGTTCGCCGAGGAGGCCGGCACCCGCGGGTACTCCAATCTCATCGGCGCCTACCCGACGATGACGGTCCACCACGACGAGCAGTCCGTGTCCACGTACGGCTACACCGGGAACCAGTGGTGGTCCTTCGACGACACCTGGTCCATCGGCAAGAAGACGGCCTACGTGAAGGACAAGGGCCTGCTGGGCGTCATGGTCTGGGAGATGTCGGGCGACACCCCGCAGGGCACCCTGCTGGGAGCGCTCGACTCCGGCCTGAAGAAGTAG